A genomic window from Triticum urartu cultivar G1812 chromosome 7, Tu2.1, whole genome shotgun sequence includes:
- the LOC125521564 gene encoding aspartyl protease family protein At5g10770-like: MCSLVVILLLSISSSVAHGAGAGRQRYHVVASSHLEPKSFCSGLKVAPSAEGTWVPLHRPFGPCSPSAGRVPVPSLLEMLRWDQVRTEYVRRKASVGAEDVLNPAKPHVEMYQTDFSLRSPFEVGSGSGSSARIDADGDPTVASQQTMAIDTTVDVPWIQCAPCPIPQCYPQRDPLFDPSTSSTAAAVRCSSPACRSLGPYGNGCSNTSANAECRYLIEYSDDRATAGTYMTDTLTISGSTTVRNFRFGCSHAVRGKFSDLTAGTMSLGGGAQSLLAQTARSLGNAFSYCVPPASASGFLSIGGPVTTNSTTVFATTPLVRSAINPSLYLVRLQGIVVAGRRLRIQPVVFSAGAVMDSSAVITQLPPTAYRALRRAFRSAMRAYPRSGATGTLDTCYDFLGLTNVRVPAVSLVFGGGAVVVLDPPAVMLGGCLAFTATSSDLALGFIGNVQQQTHEVLYDVAAGGVGFRRGGC; this comes from the exons ATGTGCTCCCTCGTCGTCATCCTCCTCTTGTCCATTAGTTCCTCGGTTGCCCATGGCGCCGGAGCAGGTCGCCAGCGCTACCATGTGGTGGCGAGCAGCCACTTGGAGCCCAAATCCTTCTGCTCCGGCCTCAAGG TGGCTCCATCGGCCGAGGGTACGTGGGTGCCGCTGCACCGTCCGTTCGGCCCCTGCTCGCCGTCCGCCGGCAGGGTACCGGTGCCGTCCTTGCTGGAGATGCTCCGGTGGGACCAGGTTCGCACAGAGTATGTCCGGAGGAAGGCCAGCGTCGGGGCGGAGGACGTGCTCAACCCAGCCAAGCCGCACGTGGAGATGTATCAGACGGACTTCAGTCTCCGTTCGCCCTTCGAGGTGGGCTCCGGCTCCGGCAGCTCGGCGCGGATCGACGCCGACGGCGACCCCACGGTCGCGTCCCAGCAGACCATGGCCATCGACACGACCGTGGACGTGCCGTGGATCCAGTGCGCCCCCTGCCCCATCCCCCAGTGCTACCCGCAGCGGGACCCCTTGTTCGACCCCAGCACGTCGAGCACCGCCGCGGCCGTCCGCTGCAGCTCGCCCGCCTGCCGCTCCCTCGGCCCCTACGGCAACGGCTGCTCCAACACGTCCGCCAACGCCGAGTGCCGGTACCTCATCGAGTACAGCGACGACCGCGCCACCGCCGGGACGTACATGACCGACACGCTCACCATCAGCGGCAGCACCACCGTCCGCAACTTCCGGTTCGGGTGCAGCCACGCCGTGCGCGGCAAGTTCAGCGACCTCACCGCCGGGACCATGTCCCTCGGTGGCGGCGCCCAGTCGCTCCTCGCCCAGACGGCCCGCTCCCTGGGCAATGCCTTCTCCTACTGCGTCCCGCCGGCCAGCGCCTCCGGCTTCCTCTCCATCGGCGGGCCAGTGACGACCAACTCCACGACCGTGTTCGCCACCACGCCACTTGTCAGGAGCGCCATCAACCCGAGCCTGTACCTTGTGCGGCTCCAGGGCATCGTCGTGGCGGGGCGCCGGCTCAGGATCCAGCCGGTGGTCTTCTCCGCCGGGGCGGTCATGGACTCGAGCGCCGTCATCACGCAGCTGCCCCCCACCGCATACCGCGCGCTGCGCCGGGCCTTCAGGAGCGCCATGAGGGCGTACCCGAGGAGCGGGGCCACGGGGACCCTGGACACCTGCTACGACTTCCTGGGGCTGACCAACGTGAGGGTGCCCGCCGTGTCCCTGGTGTTCGGCGGCGGCGCCGTGGTGGTGCTGGACCCGCCGGCCGTGATGCTCGGGGGATGCCTCGCCTTCACGGCCACCTCCTCGGACCTGGCTCTCGGCTTCATCGGCAACGTGCAGCAGCAGACGCACGAGGTGCTCTACGACGTCGCCGCTGGGGGTGTCGGCTTCCGCCGTGGCGGCTGTTAG